A genome region from Pseudodesulfovibrio alkaliphilus includes the following:
- a CDS encoding DUF2721 domain-containing protein encodes METTTLVTILQASIAPFVLISGIGLLLLSMTNRIARPTDLIRRLLEMLPTAPERDVKFLLGQVTVLRKRCSIMRWAIFYSILAIVCVSCVMLLLYASLLFDIPLHFMVEVLFGGSLVSLIISLLYLLEDIRITLRSLDLEIERHEGNSD; translated from the coding sequence ATGGAAACCACCACCCTTGTCACCATCCTCCAGGCATCCATCGCCCCCTTTGTACTCATTTCCGGCATCGGCTTGCTGCTGCTCTCCATGACCAACCGCATCGCCAGGCCCACGGACCTCATCCGCCGCCTACTCGAAATGCTCCCCACAGCGCCCGAGCGGGATGTGAAATTCCTTCTCGGTCAAGTGACCGTGCTGCGCAAACGCTGCTCCATCATGCGCTGGGCCATCTTCTACTCCATCCTGGCCATCGTCTGCGTCAGCTGCGTGATGCTGCTGCTCTATGCCAGCCTGCTCTTCGACATCCCGCTGCATTTCATGGTCGAGGTGCTTTTCGGCGGCTCCCTTGTCAGTCTGATCATCAGTCTGCTCTACCTGCTTGAGGACATCCGCATCACCCTGCGCTCTCTTGACCTGGAAATCGAACGCCACGAAGGAAATAGCGACTAG
- the thyX gene encoding FAD-dependent thymidylate synthase, whose translation MPEKKLRVELLSMTPDALSLIYAAFRQCYHAGFVGDMWPRLLSGEIDRETQADFVRKTMESGHDSPVEHVSLTFAVEGVSRACSHQIVRHRIASYSQQSQRYVAENDLDYIMPPAIARIPEARERFERFIDEVRSAYGDLREILVSHGRKTKANEDARFVLPQAAETKIVMTMNCRSLHHFFNLRCCNRAQWEIRALADAMLELCRERLPALFASGGARCEQLGYCPESPKFACGKYPTRVQAD comes from the coding sequence ATGCCCGAAAAAAAACTCAGGGTCGAACTCCTGTCCATGACCCCCGATGCCCTGTCGCTTATCTATGCCGCCTTCCGGCAGTGCTACCACGCCGGGTTCGTTGGCGACATGTGGCCCCGACTGCTCTCGGGCGAGATCGACCGCGAGACCCAGGCCGATTTCGTGCGCAAGACCATGGAGTCCGGTCACGACAGCCCGGTGGAGCATGTGTCCCTGACCTTTGCGGTGGAGGGTGTCTCTCGTGCGTGTTCACACCAGATAGTGCGCCATCGCATTGCCTCCTATTCGCAGCAAAGCCAGCGCTATGTGGCTGAAAACGACCTTGATTACATCATGCCTCCGGCCATCGCCAGGATTCCCGAGGCCAGGGAGCGCTTCGAGCGGTTCATTGACGAGGTCCGTTCGGCCTACGGCGATCTGCGTGAAATCCTGGTGTCCCATGGCCGCAAGACCAAGGCTAACGAAGATGCCCGTTTTGTCCTTCCCCAGGCGGCCGAAACCAAGATTGTCATGACCATGAATTGCCGCAGTCTGCATCATTTCTTTAACCTGCGCTGCTGCAACCGGGCGCAGTGGGAGATTCGCGCCCTGGCCGATGCCATGCTGGAACTCTGCCGCGAGCGGCTCCCGGCCCTGTTCGCCAGCGGTGGCGCCCGATGCGAACAGTTGGGTTACTGCCCGGAATCGCCGAAATTCGCTTGCGGCAAGTATCCGACCCGAGTTCAGGCCGACTAG
- the dnaA gene encoding chromosomal replication initiator protein DnaA has product MMKAAWTQIRTSLEKSLNPGLFTVWIKPLDGVVEGGRLTLSAPNEFVANWVRERLLLVIREAAAEVMGTDPRITVVASAPTAAPAAPASRPREAASAQLGLPIAEAPKAVTVHNWRFSFDDFVVGSSNELACAASKSLCESVFSSDHLFLSSGPGLGKTHLLHSVGNQLCRAANRKRLKVACLSSEDFATRMVLAIKSRQVDVFKAQFRENLDVLLLEDVHFFQGKEKMQEELLCTLTALRERGCKVLLTSSFMPKEFSGVDNRLVSRFCSGFLAHINRPDMETRRRIVMEKARKLQVVVPVEVSELLAERITTDIRQLESCLHNLVLKARLLNRAVTLSLAWEVLDNYAVHHCAPDFLNIVEFICKSYGLSEDELKSKSRKRQIVLARNTAFYLARKHTDLSLKDIGEKLGRRHSTVLKGITKVEREISLQTPLGRQIEKTADRLTP; this is encoded by the coding sequence ATGATGAAAGCTGCCTGGACGCAAATACGCACTTCGCTTGAAAAGAGCCTCAACCCCGGTCTCTTCACTGTCTGGATCAAACCCCTTGACGGCGTGGTCGAGGGCGGCAGGCTGACACTTTCAGCCCCCAACGAGTTCGTGGCCAACTGGGTGCGCGAGCGTCTGCTTCTGGTGATACGCGAGGCCGCAGCCGAGGTTATGGGCACTGATCCCAGAATCACTGTCGTGGCCTCCGCCCCCACAGCCGCACCCGCTGCCCCTGCCTCCAGGCCCCGCGAGGCCGCGTCCGCCCAGCTCGGTCTGCCAATAGCCGAGGCCCCAAAGGCCGTCACCGTGCATAATTGGCGATTCTCCTTCGACGATTTTGTGGTCGGGTCCTCCAATGAACTGGCCTGTGCGGCCAGCAAGAGCCTGTGCGAGAGTGTTTTTTCCTCGGACCATCTCTTTCTTAGTTCCGGCCCCGGCCTGGGCAAGACGCATCTGCTGCACTCGGTGGGCAATCAGCTGTGTCGGGCCGCCAACCGAAAACGGCTCAAAGTCGCCTGCCTGTCGTCCGAGGACTTCGCCACCCGCATGGTGCTGGCAATCAAGTCCCGGCAGGTGGACGTGTTCAAGGCGCAGTTCCGCGAGAATCTTGATGTGCTGCTCCTTGAGGACGTTCACTTCTTTCAGGGAAAGGAGAAGATGCAGGAGGAGCTTCTGTGCACCCTCACTGCTCTACGCGAGCGTGGGTGCAAGGTTCTGTTGACCAGTTCCTTCATGCCCAAGGAATTTTCCGGCGTGGACAACCGCCTGGTGTCGCGTTTTTGCTCCGGGTTTCTGGCCCACATCAACCGGCCCGACATGGAGACCCGGCGCAGAATCGTGATGGAAAAGGCCCGCAAGCTGCAGGTGGTCGTGCCTGTGGAGGTGTCCGAACTGTTGGCCGAGCGCATCACCACCGATATCCGTCAGCTCGAAAGCTGCCTGCACAATCTTGTGCTCAAGGCCCGGCTCCTCAACAGGGCCGTGACCCTCAGCCTTGCCTGGGAAGTGCTCGACAACTATGCCGTGCACCACTGCGCACCGGATTTTCTCAATATTGTGGAGTTCATCTGCAAGAGCTACGGGTTGTCCGAGGACGAGCTGAAGTCCAAGAGCCGCAAGCGGCAGATCGTGCTGGCGCGTAACACCGCCTTTTATCTGGCCCGCAAGCATACCGATCTCTCCCTCAAGGACATAGGGGAAAAACTCGGCCGCAGACATTCCACGGTGCTCAAGGGCATCACCAAGGTCGAGCGCGAAATTTCTCTTCAGACGCCGCTGGGCCGTCAGATCGAAAAGACGGCGGACCGCCTGACCCCCTGA